ATTTTAATAAGGCAAAAAGAAACTTAATAAAGctacaattttaattttcactactcattcttattttaaagtagctcctaattaaaatattaatttgatagaTTATAACCTTTTACCTTATTTCATGCTTTTTCCTGTAAATTTTctcaattatcttttttaagtAATTAGTTTAACAACTAAAATAAGTAACAATGAAAAAGTTGACATAAtttctaaaacaaataaaattagattataataattataaaattagtatgaaaaataataaatagtctaagtaaattttttaaaattttgaattaatgCATATgagtattatataaaaaataataaaaaataaattaataataatgagttcaataattaatattcatgaaCTCATGTAGATTAAAAGCGTAAATATTTGAGGCTTAAATGGCCGTAAAGATTAAAAGGATCTATTTGACACTGCCCACAAAGTTCAGTGGTCTATCTGAACCTTAttctaaagaaaaactaaagattCGCTTCTAAGAGTATAAGtcgtcttcttcttttatcttcGATTACCAACAAAGCGCTAACGGAGCGACAAGCCATCAAGAACAACAAGAAGAAAGCGTGAATTTCGAGGTTTACTTCGAAATCTTATCTTGAAGTTCCCTATGAGCAGGTTTTTTAATGTTTGTCAgtttttctgtttcttcttTTCGTTGGATGTTTTTCTCGTTTAAACGAGTCAATCTCTTACTGATTCTTTAAgcattacaaattaaaataataataataataataataataataattctttaaCAAATTGAGCAATTGGGTTCGGTTTTTTTAGATTACTGGTTAGTCctgtttttgtttctttaaacTCTTTTTATCGGTTCGGTTTGTCGCTTGCAAAGATTTAATAGGGTAGCCTTCATGTTTTCTTCTGAAAAGAATTTTAGTTTGTGCTTCTCACTTGAACATGTCTGCTGTTTTATAAACTAATTTAGTTGAGTTTTTTGtgggatttttcttttatttgcgATCTTTATCTGGGAAGTaagttttttgttttcttagtACTGGAAATTCAGTTTAAAGTACGATGATCAAGTGTTTGAATGTACTATCACGTGAATGtaaattttgctatttttataatatatttttatttactttttaatcgggaagtagttttctttttcgttatttattttttactggCATTGGCAATTCAAAATACAATGATGAATTGTTTGAATGTTGAATTATGTATATTGGTATAAGGATTTTGACTTTCTTGTGTTGTCTGATCATGAAGGTTGCTTTGCTTGCTTTAGTGCTGCTTATCAAAAATTGGGAATTGTGTTCGTGTTGAGATGGGATCAGAAGGGCCAAAGAGTGTAGTGATTCATGTTACTGGATTTAAGAAGTTTCAAGGAGTAACTGACAATCCTACTGAGACAATTGTAACTAATTTGAAGGATTTTGTTCAAAAGAGAGGGTTGCCTGCTGGGGTTACTCTTGGAAGTTGCAATGTTCTTGAGACTGCTGGAGAAGGTGCTCTTCCTTTGCTCTATAAGGTGTTAGAATCCAACGCTGCTGCTACAAATGTTGGTGAGAATGAACAAGTCGTATGGGTCAGTTTCTATTTTGAAACTTTGTTTAGCCTTTAAAATGTAGCATATTATGCCTGTTCTTCTTCATTTGGTTCTTTTATATTGAGCTGTCTTGACGAGTATAGAAATTAATGAAACTAGAAGTTAAGTGAAAGGGTGGAGTGTAGAGCTTGCTAATAGAATTGGGCTTCGGTCTAACCAATGCTAAAATGAGTAAAACTAGTCGGGTTTTAGCACTTATAAGCTATTtgtatttcttattctttagcAATATGGGATCTCCAACAATGAGACATTATTTTCCTAACTCGTACGGCATTTGCTAATGAATCTACCATAAATTTACTATTCACCAGCTTGGCCCACTTTAATTATGTCATGTACTTGGGAGTGTCCTAGCTAAATTTGTAGGTGTTTGCACGGTAGCACAGTGACTAGCGAGGCAAATAGATTTAAGCATGACACTTAGCATGTGGCAGCAGATGCTActaattgattttttctttaatattttctcattgattttttatgtaaaCTCATTTGCCTTCATTACTTCTTCAGCTTCACTTAGGAGTGAACAGTGGAGCATTAGGATTTGCCATTGAGCGTCTGGCGGTAAACGAAGCCACCTTCAGATGTCCAGATGAGCTAGGATGGCAACCTCTGGTGAGTCTGCTTCTTCTTTCCGAGTAGCTAAATGGAAGACCAGATTTGTATCTTTTTCCTCACCTGTAAAGGGGGGGCACTTCAAAATTTTTGGAAAAGggtgatttaaattttagcatTCCTATAGGAAAAGTATTATTCTTTGGTGCACTAATGTCTGTTTTGCTTCTCCAGCAACATCCAATAGTCCCCGAGGATGGAGGAACGTCCTGCACAAGAGAGGTACTTGAtgatctatttttatttaatgttagATGAAACCTAACTAGT
The sequence above is drawn from the Ricinus communis isolate WT05 ecotype wild-type chromosome 7, ASM1957865v1, whole genome shotgun sequence genome and encodes:
- the LOC8282583 gene encoding pyrrolidone-carboxylate peptidase 1, which codes for MGSEGPKSVVIHVTGFKKFQGVTDNPTETIVTNLKDFVQKRGLPAGVTLGSCNVLETAGEGALPLLYKVLESNAAATNVGENEQVVWLHLGVNSGALGFAIERLAVNEATFRCPDELGWQPLQHPIVPEDGGTSCTRETCCSINEILKFLKKKKGYNVTTSDDAGRFVCNYVYYHSLRFAEQKGHKSLFVHVPLFSRIDEETQMQFIASLLEAIASTC